A section of the Methanocella sp. genome encodes:
- a CDS encoding MTH865 family protein, whose product MAEKSTMIMGEEPAPKDIEALDRLKSDIVEQLRAAGVKFPIKTKADLADIYPKGTQKSCMYKGREVSLHDLIDNIDDRAFPLENAGDTATALVSSCQMNVVK is encoded by the coding sequence ATGGCTGAAAAGAGTACAATGATTATGGGCGAGGAGCCGGCGCCAAAGGATATCGAGGCTCTGGACAGGCTCAAATCGGACATCGTAGAACAACTGCGCGCTGCCGGGGTGAAATTCCCGATCAAGACGAAGGCTGACCTGGCGGATATCTATCCGAAGGGTACGCAGAAGTCCTGCATGTATAAGGGCCGGGAAGTTTCGCTCCACGACCTTATCGATAACATCGATGACCGCGCATTCCCGCTGGAGAACGCAGGCGATACGGCCACTGCGCTTGTATCGAGCTGTCAGATGAACGTGGTGAAATAA